The DNA window ACTATCATAGGAGGTATTACTAATGGCTAAATTACCAACGATCGTTCCTATTACTGATCTTCGCCAAGATGCAACCGCTATCGTCAAGCGCGTTGCTGCCTCACGGGAACCTGTATTTATTACACAACGTGGTCGTGCGGCCGCTGTCATTGTAAGCATGGAAGCATACGAGCATACCCAGCATGAGTTGGAGATCCTGCGTTTGCTTGCCCGTGGTGAGAAAGAAATTGAAGCTGGAAAAGGATACGATCTTGATGCAATTCTTGCGGAAGCCGATTTACTTTTAAAGGCATGAATCCTTGAAAATTCTCTTTACTCCTGCG is part of the Nitrospirae bacterium CG2_30_53_67 genome and encodes:
- a CDS encoding prevent-host-death family protein, with the translated sequence MAKLPTIVPITDLRQDATAIVKRVAASREPVFITQRGRAAAVIVSMEAYEHTQHELEILRLLARGEKEIEAGKGYDLDAILAEADLLLKA